Part of the Triticum urartu cultivar G1812 chromosome 2, Tu2.1, whole genome shotgun sequence genome, CGGAATAGgaaagtgagcctaacaattTAAAAGGTGATTCTAGGGTAAGGCAATATACCCTACAACAACAAGTAGTAAGCTAAGAAAGCACAAGATGGTAAATAAAAGCTTAGAGACAAATAACCACAAATTGAGAGTTAGGCTTAGGGATAACTGCAACTCCGggagacgaggatgtatgccgatgttcacttccttggagggaagctagtCACTGTTAGGGAGGTGGATGTTACCATGAAGGCACACTGACACCATGAAGGCTCACCCTATTATCCCCttgagacaacaccatgaaggcatttctcaaccactagtggtagacgtTGAGGTGGactccaaaccttcacaaactttcTGGGGGGTAATCACAATGAACGCTTCCTCGCCGGACCAGTCCTACCACCTAGGAGtttccaacctccaagagtaacaagatgcACCACGAAAACAAGGGGGAATcaacttttgctttggcgagggTGTAGATCAAACTTCTCCTTCGCTTCTCAAAAGATCAAGAGCTTTGGTTGGCTAAGGAGGGAGATTTACAAGAAATCGAGGTCTGAAAATGCAGGAGAGAGAAATGGAGTGGTCACATTCTTTGGGAAGAAGACTCTTTGTAGGTGGGCTCCAAATCCAACCGTCAAGGCAGTTTTTGTACGTGCCCCGGAAGTTCCGGATGCAGATGGAAGTTCCAGGACAGGATCCGGGCTACACATAGAGTTTGCACAGGTGAGCACCCTCTCTTGGAGCCCAGAAACTATCTGCCCTTGCCATGGAAGTTTCGTGTCGCGGAAGTTCTGGCCAGCCCGGAAGTTCCGGGACCCAGAAGTTCTGGAACTTTTTAGCGTCATCTCTTTGTAGTGTGCAAATATGTATTATTTGTAAATTAACCCACACATGTGCAAGGAATTTTCTTTTGCAGTGGTGGCCACATGTACCATATTGATCTACAATGCCGCACGTTAGCATTTACTTTTTGCCAGGTGCGAGAGGGTGCAAGACTGATATATTTTTATAAGCTAGTTGTTTTGGATTGATTTGAAAAATCATTCACCAGTCAAAATCATAAACCGGATTTAAAATTAAACATCTCACTTGAATAAGAGAGCTTCATAAAAAATTGTGTACCAAGTCAAATATTGGAACTCAATCCAAAATTATATTGACGCTTGGCATTAATTTTTGGAAAAAGTCCAAAATAAACCTTGAACTTGTAGACAAAAGCTAAATCAAACCCTGAACTTTGAATCCCGGAAATTGACAGTCTGAACTTATAATCCCGGTCTATTTTAGACCCTAGACCTGTTTGGCACACCGGGAATACAACAATCCCGGCCGGGATGACCAGCTACTTTCACGGACCAGAATTTGGGTCAGCCCACTACAACACAACAAGAATTCATGAAGTTTACAAAATGTTCGCACATTTCTAAAATTGTTCAGAAGTTAAAAAATGTTCCTCTTTTATATTTTTGGCAAGAATTCAATTCATTTTGTGTTTTCTAAAAAACATTTGGAATTCTGAAATTCTGTTCGCGTTTTAAAAAACTGTTCATGATTTAAGAAAATCACATTTGTCAAAGAATGTTCAGAATTACAACAGTTTTTCACATCCTATGAATTTTCTTTTGGATTTTCAGAATTGTGTCGCATTTGTTGAATATATTTTTTGGAATCTCATAAATTATCTCGTAAATAATGTTTTTGAAAAATGTTTCGGATTGTTTGCTGCGGACtcgactgggccggcccaccagACATAAAGTGGGTGTTTTTTCTTATCACGCGCCATAAAAATtccttctttctttttcttaACACGCGAGTAATAAATCCGAAAGAGAAAAACATGCTGTGGAGTCGAACTTTGGACCTGGTAGGGTTGACCTGATTTCGCTTGCCACTACAGCAGACGACTATGACTTACATAATAAGAGGCCGGAAATATTTAATTAGAAACCAACTTTGAAAACTTTTTTAGGGGCAAACAAGTATTGAACACGTATTTATTTCTGAAATCTTCGAACGTTATAAAGTGCGTTTTTGAAAATTTCGAATACTTTTAAAAAACCAACAACTTTCAAACAGAGAACACATTTTGAAACATAAACATTTTCTTAAGCCCGAACAAAATTTTAAAGTGCAAACACTTTTTGAAACATAAAATTCTTCTGAAACCTGAACAAAATTTTAAAGTGCGGACACTTTTTGTACAATGTAAAAAAATGTCTACGTGTTGTAAAAAAATGTATCATAACCTTTAACAGAATATACGTTACATGTGTTTCGAAAGAAGTGCATGCAAATTCGAAAATGTTGAACCATGTAAAAGAGTGTTCGGGTAGTTTTATAAAATGTTTATTGTCAATAAGAAAATGTAAAATAAGTATTTGGAAAAATATTACCATGTACTCAAAAAAGTTTTGAAAACGTTTAATTTAAAAATCTCCATAATGTATTTGAAAATATCAAAAGTTTATCAAATATTTAATGTGTGCGTTAAAATGTATATTGGGTACTGAGAAAAATTACACATGTGTAAAAATggaaaaaaaggaaagaaaatgTAAAAGAAAAACACTAAGAAAAAACAAATTAGTGTGCGCATGAGCGACTGTGCTACTGGGCCGGCCCAATTCAGCAAACACCGGCGAAGTCCTCTCAAGGTTTAAAATAGACCGGGATTAGAGAGTTTGGTGTGCCGGTTTCAGCGATTGAGAGTTCAGAGTTTGATTTATATAAATTTAAGGTTTGTTTTGGACCTTTTACTTAATTTTTTATTAGGTGATAAGAGTGCGTGCATACATTTTTATAAGCTGATTGTTGCCGATTGAGTTGAGAAATTATTTAATCAAAATTGTGAATCAAATTAAAATTAAACAACTCTCTTCAACCAGAGAGCTTTGACTAAGTCAAAATTGAGAATCCAAACCAAAACCAATGTCCTCTATTGAATTAGAGGCCCTCCCTACTAGGAGCTTTTTCGTTTGCTTTTTTGTTCAGCAGTTTGAAACATTTGTTCTGTTATGATATGAAAAATATTGAAATCCGGGTCCCACATTCAGCGTATGAGAAAAAGATTGATTCGCTTCACTATCCCCCCTTCTCCTACCTCGAGATCAAATTGGCCATATGCCCTGTGTAACCTGAACTCCGCGAGAATCCACCTTCCCTCTCCCCTTCCCCAACGGACACTTCCACGTATGCTCCGGGCGTCGCATTCCTCCTCTGAACCGCGCGTCGCCGCTCCGCCTTGGCCTAACGGCTCCTGCCAGAAATGGCGACGTCGTACAGTGGCTCCGACCTCCGTCGCGCCTCGCTTCTCCACTCCGACTGATCCCTCTTCCCGTCCCCAACGGATACATCCAGATATGCCCCGGACGTAGCATTCCTCCTCTGAACCGCCCGTTGCTGCTCCGTCTTGGCCAAACGGCTCCTGCCAGAAATGGCGACGTCGTACTGTGTCTCCGGCCCTCCGCCGTGCTATATAACGGCTTTGATCCTCCTCTCCGGCTGTATGCAAGATGGATTCCAGCAGCTTACATCGTACGGAACCCACCGACAAGCCAGCCGGCAGATCGAGCAAGTCGCTCGATACTGGCTGGATTATCCTCATCGTCTTGGCGGTCCTGGCCGCCGTGGGGCTGCTGGTCCTGGCTGTCTGCTGCATCCGCCGGCGGAAGCAGAAGCCCAGGGCTCCAGCTGCGATCCGTCGGCGCGAGCGACTCCCGGCCGGGACAGCGGCCGTCCGCATCGGCGAAAGCGGCGCCGGGCGACTCCCGGCCGACGCAGCGGCCGTCCGCATCGACGAAAGCGGCGCCGGGCGACTCCCGGCCGACGCAGTGGCCGTCCGCATCGGAGAGAGCGGTGCCGGGCGACTCCCGGCCGACGCAGTAGCCGTCCGCATCGGAGAGAGCGGCGCCGGGCGACTCTCGGCCGACACAGCGGTCGTCCACACGGGCGAAAGCAGCGGCGCCGGCGAGGGAGCCGGAGTCCAAGCCACCGTCTGTCCGATGTGTACCCGCCCGTACGACAACGAGCCGTGCAGGTGGGCACCAGAAAGGCTGAATTGCGGGCACGTCTTCCATGGGCAGTGCATCAAGCCGTGGGTCGCCGTCAACCTGGCTTGCCCAGTCTGCAACACAACCCACATCCAGCTTCTTGGGAAGACGCCCGGTGAGTTTTTGATTCTTGGATGAACAATGAACACCTCTGATTATGCCTTGTTAATTCTGACATCATTTTCCCTCCAATTGCAGGCGACGCCAGGGCAGCAAGGCACCGGTACTCATTCAGCCATCTCGAGAGGTCGGTCACCACCAAGGATGACATCGCCGTCTTCCGGCAACGAGATTGGGATTGAGTTCCCCGGGGGGGGATGAATTCTAGAATAGAGCTGTAGTGTTTCGGTTGTAGCGTAGTGAAAATTGACGATGTGAAATTAACATGATGTTTGATGTTTCTTGAAATGTGCCTTTCTTCAGCTACTTTTTTCCGAGGGTACACCAATAGCGTATCATAGCTTTATAGAAGAGAGAAAATTATGTACAAAAGATTACATATGCGCTAGTTAGGTGTCACAAGTCAGACCCTAACCAAACCTCCATACCACTCCCTAGCTCTACTTGACTACTCTAATAATAGATGACCTCCGAATGCTCCTGCTCTGGCCCAGGTCCTCAGATCATCAAAGATCATGTCCACCGTATCCCACTCGCTCTTGATCATGCTCGTGCCAAATACTCTCGCATTCATTTGCTTCCATAGCGTCCAACAGATTAGCATTACGAAAGTGTCAAAGCCTTTCCGAGATTGCTTATCTATTCTTTTCCTAGCTTCCGTCCACCACTGCACCAATCTTGAGTTGTTAGATGGATATAGGTCCGCCGTCAATCCCATTCTAGTGATGCAGCGGAACCACACTTGCCGCGAGAACACACACTGCAACAAAATATGGTCCACCGTGCCCTCCTCCTGGTCGCACAAATAGCATTTTGATGTTTGATCTTACAAACCGTGCCTAGTTCTCATATCCGATGTCCACAGTTAGTATTGCACAGCCAGCCACATGAAGATCTTGCACGCAAGGGGTGCCCAACACTTCCAGATGGCCCCGAAGGAGTGGAATCTAACTCCTCCCTCACACAACATCTTGTACGCATAAGAAGCTGTGTAAACACCGGTCGCATTCCAAGCCCAGACGAGGTAGTCCTCAACTTGAGCGTCTAGTTGAACTTCCAAGAGGATCTCCCAGAGTCCAATGAATTGGGCGAGGCCCTCAGAGCAGAGGTCTCCTACAACGTCATCCATCCATGTATGCATGTCCATCGCGTCCCGTACAAGTCTCCTATTTGCCACTTGCGTCCGCACCTTTGCCACAAGTAATGTGGTAATATCTTTGATAGCTGCACCGTGTATCCATCGGTCTTTCCAGAACAAGGTCTTGCCTCCTAAGCCAACTTTCCATTTAACCAGGCTCCCAAACGCTTGGTCCACCTTTTTGTCCACGGTCAAGTTAAGCCCTTGCCAAGGTCTAGTGACATCCGTGTGTCGGAGCCATTCCCATCTTAGTCTTAATGCGATGCCGTGCTTGTATAGGTCAATGACTCCCAGCCCACCCATGTGCTTAGGCCTGCACA contains:
- the LOC125541345 gene encoding E3 ubiquitin-protein ligase RDUF2-like; its protein translation is MDSSSLHRTEPTDKPAGRSSKSLDTGWIILIVLAVLAAVGLLVLAVCCIRRRKQKPRAPAAIRRRERLPAGTAAVRIGESGAGRLPADAAAVRIDESGAGRLPADAVAVRIGESGAGRLPADAVAVRIGESGAGRLSADTAVVHTGESSGAGEGAGVQATVCPMCTRPYDNEPCRWAPERLNCGHVFHGQCIKPWVAVNLACPVCNTTHIQLLGKTPGDARAARHRYSFSHLERSVTTKDDIAVFRQRDWD